One window of the Paenibacillus beijingensis genome contains the following:
- a CDS encoding YbhB/YbcL family Raf kinase inhibitor-like protein, protein MSLNWKKYVCTLAAGAALIWGSSVPNVTAAANRDVGANVSSYLQWNTAVHIELDSAPLAEEGIMENTQILVPLRAVFEAAGAKVSWNAGSNTVTAEGKGYKLTQAKGSRSVFVNGISYELDHEAVVSGGNLMVSERAVPLALNAALYWNSAARTLSIVSPADKSGGLQIESPAFAKFGTIPAKYAHQGGSGRDISPPVSWSNAPEGTKSFAVVMYDIHPIADNYIHWSVLNVPGAVRELSEDAAAALPAGQQPNAYFGMGPPPFSGDHLYRLAVYALDTELLELKDKVVFFDELEPLLQAHELGHAEWDGFFRNTVN, encoded by the coding sequence ATGTCATTGAATTGGAAAAAATATGTATGTACACTTGCAGCCGGGGCAGCGCTTATATGGGGAAGCTCCGTTCCGAATGTTACGGCAGCGGCGAACCGGGATGTAGGCGCGAACGTCAGCAGCTACCTGCAGTGGAATACGGCGGTACATATCGAATTGGATTCCGCTCCGCTGGCGGAAGAGGGCATAATGGAAAATACGCAAATTTTGGTGCCGCTGCGGGCGGTGTTTGAAGCGGCCGGAGCGAAGGTAAGCTGGAACGCGGGCTCTAACACCGTTACGGCCGAAGGAAAAGGATACAAGCTTACGCAAGCGAAAGGGTCGCGATCCGTATTCGTAAACGGCATCTCTTATGAACTCGATCATGAAGCCGTCGTATCCGGCGGCAATTTGATGGTGTCCGAACGTGCGGTGCCGCTGGCGCTGAATGCCGCTCTCTATTGGAACTCCGCCGCGCGGACACTGTCGATCGTTTCCCCCGCTGACAAAAGCGGCGGATTGCAGATCGAGAGCCCGGCCTTTGCGAAGTTCGGTACCATACCCGCCAAATATGCGCACCAAGGCGGCAGCGGACGCGACATCAGCCCGCCGGTAAGCTGGTCCAATGCGCCGGAAGGCACAAAATCGTTCGCGGTCGTCATGTACGATATTCATCCGATCGCCGACAATTACATTCATTGGAGCGTGCTGAATGTGCCGGGAGCCGTTCGCGAGCTTTCCGAAGACGCGGCCGCCGCGCTCCCGGCCGGGCAGCAGCCGAACGCTTATTTCGGCATGGGGCCGCCGCCGTTCTCCGGCGATCACCTGTACCGGCTGGCCGTCTATGCCCTGGATACCGAGCTTTTGGAATTGAAGGACA